One region of Triticum aestivum cultivar Chinese Spring chromosome 6B, IWGSC CS RefSeq v2.1, whole genome shotgun sequence genomic DNA includes:
- the LOC123134894 gene encoding uncharacterized protein, protein MDETAAPQPEAVSLPEDAVREILIRVEGMAALFCCAVTCKNWSHLVADASFFRRRWPDDHRVSRFLAGFLAPKRLDRMDPNFRTGEPMFATFFVPTPRSVFARRSLISFFPDADACLLDGAEPLTARRDLLLVRLSPDIAPGYKYGKSVVHLAVCNLLIGVCEVLPLLCGHLDFAKSGHAILTSAACSSSAEQKSLQPVYSTFFKVLIIGTMNLGPPSLYTLSSNESRWSKPIKLTFVTAGGIHDCKHPDAIVSRGKVHWSVWNRTTYSETNEDPQLAVTADGTPLVLLLSRPGLELKICMQQDEKKSHDGAIAKARRLTTRTVELKPPGQFKRRPEKIYMRLLGEKSGVMLLKDS, encoded by the exons ATGGACGAGACGGCCGCGCCACAGCCCGAGGCGGTGTCGCTCCCGGAGGACGCCGTCCGCGAGATCCTCATCCGCGTGGAAGGCATGGCCGCTCTCTTCTGCTGCGCCGTGACGTGCAAGAACTGGAGCCACCTCGTAGCCGATGCCTCCTTCTTTCGTCGTCGCTGGCCCGATGATCACAGGGTGAGCCGCTTCCTTGCCGGGTTCTTGGCCCCAAAACGGCTCGACCGTATGGACCCCAACTTCCGGACAGGGGAGCCCATGTTTGCGACGTTTTTCGTCCCGACGCCACGGTCGGTGTTCGCCCGCCGCTCCCTCATCTCCTTTTTTCCCGACGCCGACGCGTGCCTTCTCGACGGCGCCGAGCCGCTCACTGCGCGCCGCGACCTCCTTCTCGTGCGCCTGTCTCCGGACATAGCTCCTGGCTATAAGTACGGCAAGTCTGTCGTTCATCTGGCTGTGTGCAATCTGCTCATTGGCGTGTGCGAAGTGCTTCCCCTGCTATGCGGACATTTGGACTTCGCCAAAAGCGGCCACGCCATCCTAACTAGCGCAGCCTGCTCGTCGAGCGCAGAGCAAAAGTCTTTGCAACCGGTCTACTCGACCTTCTTCAAAGTGTTAATCATCGGCACGATGAATCTCGGCCCGCCCAGCCTCTACACATTGTCATCCAATGAGTCAAGGTGGAGCAAGCCTATAAAATTAACTTTTGTCACTGCTGGGGGGATCCATGACTGTAAGCATCCGGATGCCATTGTGTCTCGCGGTAAGGTGCATTGGAGCGTCTGGAACAG GACAACTTACTCGGAAACCAACGAAGACCCACAACTTGCGGTCACCGCAGATGGGACGCCCTTGGTGTTACTTCTGTCAAGACCAGGCCTTGAGCTAAAGATCTGCATGCAGCAGGACGAAAAGAAGAGTCATGATGGTGCTATTGCCAAGGCCAGGCGGCTCACCACGCGTACTGTCGAGTTGAAACCACCTGGGCAGTTTAAAAGAAGGCCTGAGAAAATATACATGAGATTGTTAGGAGAGAAGAGTGGCGTGATGCTACTCAAGGATAGCTAG